AGCCTGCAGGCCGCTATCCTCAGGTCCATGACCGCTGTCCCCACCGTGACCACCACCTACGACCCCCACAAACATGCGGCCCTGCTCGCCGAGTACTGCCTGTACGCCGCGCGGGGAGAGCGGCTGCTGGTCACCGGCGGCATCGAGGCGGCGCCGCTGCTGCGCGAGGTCACCCGCGCCCTGCTGCTGCGCGGCGCACGTCCGGTCACCCGCCTGGAATACCCGGGCCAGAATGACGATCTGGCCGAACTGGCCTCCGATGAAGTACTGGGCAGCTTCCACGCCGCCGAGGCCGCCGACTTCGGGGCGCTGGACGGCAGCCTGCGGGTTCTGACCCCCGAGACGCCGGGACAGGTGGCCGCCGCACGGCGCGCGCAGCTGCTCGCCTCGCGCGCGCCGCTGGCGAACATCCGCTCGCAGCGCAAGTGGAGCCTGACCCTCTACCCCACCGCCTATGCCGCTGCCCAGGCCGGCATGACCGTGCCCGAGTTCGCGGACTTCGTGGCACGCGCCATGTTCCTGGACCGCGCCGATCCGGTCGCCGCCTGGGGTGAGGTCCGCGAGAAGCAGGCCCGGCTGATCGAGCGCCTGAGCGTGGGGGACCGCGTAAGGATCGAGGCGCCGGGCACCGACCTGACCCTGCGGGTGGAGGGCCGGTCCTGGGCCAACAGCGACGGCAAACGCAACATGCCCTCGGGCGAGGTCTTCACCGGGCCGCTGGAGGACAGCGCCGAGGGCGTGGTGACCTTCACGGTGCCCGCGCTGTACAACGGCCAGAGTGTACGCGGCGCGCGGCTGGTGTTCCGCGCCGGCGAGGTGGTCGAGGCCAGCGCAGACGAGGGTGAGGACGTGCTGCGTGCTGCGCTGGACACCGATCCCGGCGCGCGCCGTCTGGGAGAACTGGGCATCGGCACCAACGACGGCATCCAGCAGCCGACCGGCAACATCCTCTTCGACGAGAAGATCGGCGGGACCGTTCATCTCGCGCTGGGCCGCAGCTACCCCGAGACCGGCGGCACCAACACCAGCGGCATTCACTGGGACCTGATCACCGATCTGCGCGGCAGCGGACGCCTCAGCGTGGACGGCGAGGTGATTCAGGAAAACGGAGTGTTCGTCTGAGCCGGTCGCCCGGCCCCATCTGGGTGCTGTCCGGCAGCCCGGGGGCGGGCAAGAGCAGCGTGGCGCGGGCCTTGCTCGGACATGTTCCGCACGGCCTGCACCTGCCGGTGGACGATCTGCGCGAACTGGTTGTCTCCGGACGGGTCGGCCCCAGCCTGGACCACCCGCCCGAGGCCGTGCGGCAGTTCGGGCTGGCCCGCCGCGCCGCGGCCTTCCACGCCCGCCTGTACGCCGAGGCTGGCTTTGCCGTGGTGGTGGACGACGTGCTGTGGCCTGCCGATCTGGACACGATGGCCCTTCACTGGCAGGGACTGGAGGTCCGCCCGGTCTTTCTGAATCCCAGCCTGGCGGTCACCCAGGCGCGCAACGCGGCCCGCACGGGCAAAACCTTCGACCCCCGCATCCTGGAGCCGATGATCGCCGCGCTGTACCCCACCATGCCCCCCGCCGATTACCTCGCGGCGGGCTGGCGGGTGCTGAACACCTCGGCCCTGAGCGTCGAGGACACCGTCGAGGCCCTGCTGTCCGGGTAGGTCAGCCGATCACCCGTTTCACCGTTGCGGCGTAGCTGGGCGGGTACATCACCGCAAACTGACCGCGCTGATCGGCCCACACCCGGGCGAAGTCGGCGTACCCCATCGCCACGTAGCCCAGCAACGGGTCCATCAGGTACGCCTGCTTTGCGGCGTCGTCGTAGCCCACCACCACGCGCCAGTGCGGAACCACCTGCCCACTGGCCGTGATGTGCGACTGCAACGCGATCAGCGGCAGGCCGTTGCGGATGGCGGCGCGCACGGTGTCCAGCGAGCCGTGCGCGTACAGCCGGGCCTCCAGCCCCACCTGCGGCGCGAAGTCCACGATGGCCTGCGCGGTCATGTACGAGCGTTCGGTGGGGCGGGTGTGGCGGCTGACCTCGGCCATGTCGGCCTTGAGGCCGTAGTACCGCAGCACCTGCGTGATGCTGGCCGGACCACACGCGTTGTAGCTCTGACGCACCAGCGGCATGCCCGACAGAACGTAACCGGGCGGCGGGGCGGCGGACGGAGTGGCAGCCCGGGCCGGGGCCGCAGTCAGCAGCAACAGCAGGGCGAAGCGAAGAAGACGCACCGCACCACTGTGCCGCGCCGACTGTCACGCGGGTCTTTCAGGGGTGCACTTATACCCGGGTCAGGTCCTTGGGCAGCGGCAGGAACTCGATCTCCGGATGCTGTTCGGCGGTGTATTCCAGGTCGTACTTGCTGCGGAACAGCATGACGGGCCGGCCCTGGTCGTCCTCGACGTGGCGGGCGAAGCGGGCCACCGATCCGGCGTCTCCGGCGAGCCAGCGCACCAGCCCGTAGCCGGTGATGTTGAGTTCCACGTCCACGCCGTATTCCTCCAGCAGCCGGGCCTGGAAGACCTCGAACTGCAGGGGGCCCACCGCGCCCAGGTAGGGGTCGCGCGCTCCATCGGTCGGGAAGAACACCTGCACCACCCCTTCCTCGGCAAGCTGGGTCAGTCCTTTCATGAAGGCCTTGCGCTTGCCCACGTCCTTGAGGGCCAGCGTGGCGAAGGTCTCGGGGGTAAAGCGCGGAAAGCTGGGCAGCGTCACCTTGGTGTCCAGACTGATCACGTCCCCGATCTGGAACACGCCAGGGTTCACCAGCCCCACAATGTCGCCGGGATACGCTTCCTCGACCTTCTCGCGGTCCTGGGCGAACAGGGTGTGCGCCTGCGAGAGCCGCAGCTTGCGCCCGGTGCGGGTGTGCGTGACGTCCATGCCGCGCGTGAAGTGCCCACTCATGACGCGCATAAAGGCGGTGCGGTCGCGGTGGTGCTTGCTCATGTTCGCCTGCAGCTTGAACACGAAGCCCGCAAACGGAGCTTCCGGATCACGCTCGCCCACGCTGGTCTCGGTAGGTCCGGGCGGTGGAGCCAGCTCCACGAAGTTGCTCAGGAAGTGCTCGACCCCGAAGTTGTTCATGGCGCTGCCAAAGAACACCGGAGTCAGCTCGCCCGACAGAAAGGCCGCCGCATCGAACTCGGGCATGGCGGCTTCAATCAGTTCCACGTCCCCCTTGAGCTTGGCCGCCAGATCGGCCCCGACCAGCCCAATCAGCCGGGGATCGTCCAGGCCCGCCGTCTGCATGGGGGCACGGTGCTTGCCGCCCGAGGTGCGCTCGAAGGCGAGCACCTGTCCGGTCTGGAGGTCGTACACGCCCTTGAAGTCCGGGCCGTCCCCGATGGGCCATGTCAGCGGCACCGCCGTGATCTGCAGGACATTTTCCAGCTGCTGCAGCAGGTCGAAGGGGTCCAGGGCCGGACGGTCCATCTTGTTCACGAAGGTCAGAATCGGGATGTGGCGGTTGCGGCACACCGCAAACAGCTTCTCGGTCTGGGCCTGCACGCCGCGCGCCGCGTCCAGCACCATCAGGGCGCTGTCGGCGGCCGTCAGGGTGCGGTAGGTGTCCTCACTGAAGTCCTGGTGTCCGGGGGTGTCGAGCAGGTTGATGTGCCGCCCGGAATACTCGAAGGTCAGCGCCGAGCTGGAGATGGAAATGCCGCGCTGCTGCTCGATGCTCATCCAGTCGGACTTGGTGTGCGAGCGGCCTTCCTTGGCGGTAACCGATCCGGCTTCCAGGATCGCACCTCCGTACAGCAGCAGCTTTTCGGTGATGGTCGTCTTGCCCGCGTCCGGGTGCGAGATGATGGCGAAGGTGCGGCGGCGCGCGATTTCTTGCTCCAGCTGAGCAGTGGGTAGGGTCATGAAAAACACTCCTGCGGGGGGGGGCCAGGCGTGGCCCGGGTTTGAGAACACCTGAGTTTGGGAAGAACAGCACAGCGCCTGCGACTCACGCTTACGGCGGCGGGAGGAGGCGTGTCATCCGGCCATGATACCGCAGGGGCGGGGCCGGAAGGAGCCGGGCCCAGGCCGGGCCGCACAGAACCGGAAGCCCGGGCCAGGAGCGCCGTGACCCCGCATGGCGAAGGGTGAAGCGGCTGGGGGCCGGTCACCCAAACGCCGCCAGCCCCGCCTTCACCGTTCCCACCCGCGCCTCGATCAACCGCTGCGGATCGCGGTTGTACCCCCCGGCCATCACGGTCACGAGCGGAATGCGGGCGCGGGCGGCCCAGCGGAACACCCGCTCGTCGCGCCGCCGCACGCCAGTCACGCTCAGGGCCAGCTTGCCCAGCTGATCTCCGGCGAGCACGTCGGCCCCCGCGAGGTAGAAGGCGAAGTCCGGCCGGAAGGCGGCGACCACCGGAGCCACCCGTTCGTCAAGCGCCGCGAGGTAGGCCGCGTCCGCCGTGCCGTCGGGCAGGGCGATGTCCAGCCCGCCCACCTCCTTGCGAAAGGGATAGTTGTTCGCGCCGTGCACGCTGACGGTCAGGGCCCGTGGCTCGGAGGCCAGCAGGGCCGCCGTGCCGTTGCCCTGATGCACGTCCAGATCCAGAATCACGATGCGCCGGGCGTGGCCACCGTCCAGCAGCCAGCGGGCGCTGATCACCACGTCGTTCAGGAAAGAGAAGCCCTCGGCGTGGTCGGCGTAGGCGTGGTGGGTGCCGCCGCCGAAGTTCAGGCCCAGGCCCACACTCAGGGCGTCGCGCGTGGCGGCCAGGGTCGCGCCGCTGCTGCCCAGTCCGCGCTCCACCACGGCGGGCGTCCACGCAAAGCCCAGCGCCCGCTCCTCGGCGCGCGTGACCTCGCCGCTGCGCCAGCGTGCCAGATACGCCGGATCATGAACCCGTTCGGCCAGCGCCCACGGCAGGTCGGGGGCTTCCTCCAGCGGCAGCTGTCCGGCCACCTGTCCCAGCAGCTGCAACATCGCCTCGCGCCCCATGAACTGCCGCCGGGGCGCGGGCTGGCCAGCGTAGGCGGCGCGGCGATAGGCGGTCCAGGCACGGTAGGGGTGGGCGAAGGCAGGCATGAACACCGGCAGGCTACAGTCTGGGCATGAACGCCCTGATGCAGCGCCTGAACCTGCGCGTGCCGGTGGTCCTCGCGCCGATGGCGGGCGGCCCCGGCACGCCGGAACTGGCCGCCGCCGTGTGTGAGGCCGGCGGACTGGGCAGCGTGGGCTCGGCATACCTGACCCCCACCCAGATCCGCGAGGCCGGGGCCCAGGTCCGGGCACGAACCGACCGGCCCTTTGCCCTGAACGTGTTCGTGCCCGAAGAAAGTGCGTGGCCGGAGGCAGAGGCCGTTGCGCGGGCCGCGGCAGAACTGGCCCCCTTTCACGCGGCCCTGAAACTGCCCCCGCCCACGCTGCCGCAGCGGGTCTCCGAGGACTTCGCCGCACAGTTCGCGGCGGTGCTGGAGGTGCGCCCAGACGTGCTCTCCTTTACCTTTGGACGGCTGAGTGCGGACCATCTGCGGGCGTTGCGGGCGCGGGGCATCCTGACGGTGGGCACAGCCACGGGCCTCATGGAAGCGCGGGCACTGGAGACCGACGGCGTGGACGCCATCGTGGTGCAGGGCGGCGCAGCGGGCGGGCACCGTGGGGGCTGGCTGGAGGACGAGCTGGCCGACACGCCCACACTGACCCGCAGCGTGGCGGCAGCGGTGGGGGTGCCGGTGATCGCGGCGGGCGGCGTGATGAACCGCGCCGGGGTGCGCGCCGTGCTGGACACCGGGGCCAGCCTTGCGCAGTGCGGCACGGCCTTTCTGCGCGCGGCGGAGGCAGGGACGTCCGCGCCGTACCGGGCAGCGCTGGCGGCGGCAGGGCCGAGCGACACCACCCTCACCCGCGCCTTCAGCGGCCGCCCGGCGCGGGGACTGCGCAACGCCATGACGCGGGCGGCCGAGCAGCCCCTTCCCTATCCGTACCAGAACGCCCTGACCCGCCCGCTGCGGGCGGCGGGAACGGCGGCCGGCCGCGCGGACGTGCTGAGCCTGTGGGCCGGGGAGGGGGTGGAGCAGGGCCGCGAGGACACCGCGGCAAACATCCTCGCCGCGCTGTGGTGAACAACGCTGCGGCAAGTGAGGTTCGGCTCCGCTCCCTGCGTTCCGGCGATGAGGAGTCCGCCGTGCGCTGGGGCGCAGACGAAGCGTTTTGCCGGGCCGTCGACTGGCCGCCCGGCCTGAGCGCCGCACACCTGCGGGCGCACTGGCAGGACCTCATCGCCGCCACCGAACCGGACTTTCTGCGGCTGGGCATAGAGCGGGGCGGAAGGCTGGTCGGCTACACCGATCTGGCCCACATCACGGACCACGGCGCAGAGTTTGGCATCGCCATCGGCGAGCGGACGCTGTGGGGCAGCGGCGTGGGCACGGCAGCGGGGCAGCAGACGCTGACCCACGCCTTCGGTCCGCTGGGCCTGCGCCGGGTCCACGCCGAGGTTCACCTGCCCAACCTGCGCTCGCACGCCCTGATGAGGCGGCTGGGCTTCCGTGAACTCGGGCGGGCGGGGGCACAGGAGTATCAGGGGCAGATCGTGCCGGTCGTGCGCTACCGCCTGGACCGGGTGGACTTCACGCCGTAACCGTGTGTCCCGCCGCCCGCAGGGCCTCCACTGCCCGGGCCAGCTTCTCCTGGGGCACGAGGACGTAGTCCGTGTCGAAGGTCGACAGGGCGAAGATGCCGACGCCCGCGTCGCGCAGCGGGTTCAGCACGGCCGCCAGGATGCCGGTCAGGGTGAACTCGAAGGGCCCGTGCAGCCGCAGCGCCGCCCAACCGCGCTGGGCACGGACCTCCGGGGGAACAGCCGCCGCACCGCACACCACCGATACCTCGCCGGGCGCGCCGGTCACGCTCCACAACTCGCCGGAGGTGGCCCAGACCGGCACACCGGCCTCCGCAGACAGCTGGCATACAGCGTACTCGTCGGGCAGAACAGACAGGGTCAGGGACATACTGCCGAGGATAGGGGAACGGCACAGCGCTCCGGCGGGTCCGGATTTCTTGAGCAAATCGACTTTGTCTATTATAAAAGACATATGACCACCATGCTGGACACAACCGAGGCCCAGATTGCGCGCCGCATCCGGCTGGAACGGGATGCCCGGGGCTGGTCGCAGGCGGAACTGGCCGGCCACGCGGGGGTGTCCAAGGCCAGCATCAGCAAGATCGAGCGCGGGGAGATGAGTCCGACCGCCGTGACGCTGGTGCGCCTGGCCGGGGCCTTTGATCTGACGCTGGCGGAACTGCTGCTGCGGGCCGAGGGCGAAGCGGGGCGGCTGACCCGGGCCGCCGACCAGCCGACGTGGCGCGACCCGGCCACCCGGTACCTGCGCCGTCAGGTGTTCATGCGCCCGGACCATCCGCTGGAACTTGTGCAGGTCGGGTTGCCCGCCGGGGAACGGGTGGCCCTTCCGGCCTCCTCGTACGCGCAGATCCGTCAGGTCGTGTGGGTGCTGGAGGGCCAGCTGACCGTGCTGGAAGGCACCGCTCCGGGGGAACGGCACACGCTGGAACGCGGCGACTGTCTGGAATTCGGCGTCCCGACCGACGTGACCCTCGCCAACGATTCGGCGGCGGCCTGCAGTTATCTGGTCGCGCTGGTGCGGCGGTGAGGGCTGTGCCCGCCCCGGTGATTTCGGTCCTGCACGACACGCCCGGGGTCCGGGCCCAGTTGGTCAGCCTGCTCACCGGGACGGTGGCGCAGGGTGGATCGGTGGGCTTCATGCATCCGCTCTCCCCCGCCGTGGCCGACGCCTTCTGGGCCGGGTCCCTGGCTGCCGCGGCACGCGACGAGCGGACCGTTCTGGGGGCCTGGGCCGGCGACACCCTGATCGGTACGGTCACGCTGCTGCTCGCCCTTCCACCCAACCAGCTCCACCGCGCCGAGATCGCCAAGATGATGACCCGCCCGCAGTGGCGCGGCCAGGGCGTGGCGCGGGCCCTGCTGCGGCGGGCCGAGGCGCTGGCCGTGGAACGCGGGCGCACCCTGCTCGTCCTCGACACGGCCACCGAGGGCGGCGCGGCGGGCCTGTACGAGAAAGCCGGCTACACCCGGGCCGGCGAGATTCCCGATTTTGCGCTGAAACCGCACGGCGGACTCACCGGGACGCTGCTGTACTGGAAAAGGATCGGACCGGCGGCGACCTCCGCTGCGCCGGAAGACGCCAGCGAATAGAGGCGGAGCTTCCCCCACCGGGCCAGGGTTAGGGCGGCCATCCACCGTCCACGCGGCCGCCGGGCTGCTACCGGTTCACCGCCCGCATATCGGGATACCGCGCCCCGGTGGCGGTTCCCGGCGGGAAGGCGGCGTCCATGCGGGACAGGTCGTCGGGCGTGAGGGTCACCTGCAGCGCTCCCAGGTTCTCTTCCAGGTACTTCACGCGCTTGGTGCCGGGAATGGGCACGATGTTCGGTCCCTGCGCGAGCACCCACGCCAGGGCCAGCTGCGAGGGCGTGCAGTCCTTTTCCTGCGCCATGGCCCGCACCTCGGCCACCAGCTCCAGGTTCTTCTGGAAGTTCTCGCCCTGAAAACGCGGATTGTGGCGGCGAAAATCGTCGGGGCCAAAGTCGTCGGGCGAGGTGATCTGGCCGGTCAGGAAGCCGCGGCCCAGCGGGCTGTACGGCACCAGCCCCACCCCCAGCTCGCGGCAGGCGGCCATGACCTCTCCTTCCGGGTCACGGGTCCACAGCGAGTATTCGCTTTGCAGCGCGGTGATGGGATGGGTGGCGTCCGCGCGCCGCAGCGTGTCCGCATTCACCTCCGACAGCCCCAGAAAGCGCACCATGCCGCGTTCCACGAGTTCTCCCATCGCGCCCACGGTGTCCTCGATGGGCGTGTCGGGGTCGGCGCGGTGCAGGTAGTACAGGTCCACATGGTCGGTCTTCAGGCGTCTGAGGCTGGCCTCGATGGACTTTCGCACGTACTCGGGCCGCCCCGACAGGCTGCGCTGCATCGGGTAGCCCGGCTCGCGCACGATGCCGAACTTGGTCGCCAGTACCACGCGGTCACGCTTGCC
Above is a window of Deinococcus aerophilus DNA encoding:
- a CDS encoding C39 family peptidase; translated protein: MRLLRFALLLLLTAAPARAATPSAAPPPGYVLSGMPLVRQSYNACGPASITQVLRYYGLKADMAEVSRHTRPTERSYMTAQAIVDFAPQVGLEARLYAHGSLDTVRAAIRNGLPLIALQSHITASGQVVPHWRVVVGYDDAAKQAYLMDPLLGYVAMGYADFARVWADQRGQFAVMYPPSYAATVKRVIG
- a CDS encoding ACT domain-containing protein, encoding MSLTLSVLPDEYAVCQLSAEAGVPVWATSGELWSVTGAPGEVSVVCGAAAVPPEVRAQRGWAALRLHGPFEFTLTGILAAVLNPLRDAGVGIFALSTFDTDYVLVPQEKLARAVEALRAAGHTVTA
- a CDS encoding GNAT family N-acetyltransferase is translated as MRAVPAPVISVLHDTPGVRAQLVSLLTGTVAQGGSVGFMHPLSPAVADAFWAGSLAAAARDERTVLGAWAGDTLIGTVTLLLALPPNQLHRAEIAKMMTRPQWRGQGVARALLRRAEALAVERGRTLLVLDTATEGGAAGLYEKAGYTRAGEIPDFALKPHGGLTGTLLYWKRIGPAATSAAPEDASE
- a CDS encoding GNAT family N-acetyltransferase, producing MNNAAASEVRLRSLRSGDEESAVRWGADEAFCRAVDWPPGLSAAHLRAHWQDLIAATEPDFLRLGIERGGRLVGYTDLAHITDHGAEFGIAIGERTLWGSGVGTAAGQQTLTHAFGPLGLRRVHAEVHLPNLRSHALMRRLGFRELGRAGAQEYQGQIVPVVRYRLDRVDFTP
- a CDS encoding helix-turn-helix domain-containing protein → MTTMLDTTEAQIARRIRLERDARGWSQAELAGHAGVSKASISKIERGEMSPTAVTLVRLAGAFDLTLAELLLRAEGEAGRLTRAADQPTWRDPATRYLRRQVFMRPDHPLELVQVGLPAGERVALPASSYAQIRQVVWVLEGQLTVLEGTAPGERHTLERGDCLEFGVPTDVTLANDSAAACSYLVALVRR
- a CDS encoding peptide chain release factor 3 gives rise to the protein MTLPTAQLEQEIARRRTFAIISHPDAGKTTITEKLLLYGGAILEAGSVTAKEGRSHTKSDWMSIEQQRGISISSSALTFEYSGRHINLLDTPGHQDFSEDTYRTLTAADSALMVLDAARGVQAQTEKLFAVCRNRHIPILTFVNKMDRPALDPFDLLQQLENVLQITAVPLTWPIGDGPDFKGVYDLQTGQVLAFERTSGGKHRAPMQTAGLDDPRLIGLVGADLAAKLKGDVELIEAAMPEFDAAAFLSGELTPVFFGSAMNNFGVEHFLSNFVELAPPPGPTETSVGERDPEAPFAGFVFKLQANMSKHHRDRTAFMRVMSGHFTRGMDVTHTRTGRKLRLSQAHTLFAQDREKVEEAYPGDIVGLVNPGVFQIGDVISLDTKVTLPSFPRFTPETFATLALKDVGKRKAFMKGLTQLAEEGVVQVFFPTDGARDPYLGAVGPLQFEVFQARLLEEYGVDVELNITGYGLVRWLAGDAGSVARFARHVEDDQGRPVMLFRSKYDLEYTAEQHPEIEFLPLPKDLTRV
- a CDS encoding NAD(P)H-dependent flavin oxidoreductase; protein product: MNALMQRLNLRVPVVLAPMAGGPGTPELAAAVCEAGGLGSVGSAYLTPTQIREAGAQVRARTDRPFALNVFVPEESAWPEAEAVARAAAELAPFHAALKLPPPTLPQRVSEDFAAQFAAVLEVRPDVLSFTFGRLSADHLRALRARGILTVGTATGLMEARALETDGVDAIVVQGGAAGGHRGGWLEDELADTPTLTRSVAAAVGVPVIAAGGVMNRAGVRAVLDTGASLAQCGTAFLRAAEAGTSAPYRAALAAAGPSDTTLTRAFSGRPARGLRNAMTRAAEQPLPYPYQNALTRPLRAAGTAAGRADVLSLWAGEGVEQGREDTAANILAALW
- a CDS encoding AAA family ATPase, producing the protein MLSGSPGAGKSSVARALLGHVPHGLHLPVDDLRELVVSGRVGPSLDHPPEAVRQFGLARRAAAFHARLYAEAGFAVVVDDVLWPADLDTMALHWQGLEVRPVFLNPSLAVTQARNAARTGKTFDPRILEPMIAALYPTMPPADYLAAGWRVLNTSALSVEDTVEALLSG
- a CDS encoding aminopeptidase, whose product is MTAVPTVTTTYDPHKHAALLAEYCLYAARGERLLVTGGIEAAPLLREVTRALLLRGARPVTRLEYPGQNDDLAELASDEVLGSFHAAEAADFGALDGSLRVLTPETPGQVAAARRAQLLASRAPLANIRSQRKWSLTLYPTAYAAAQAGMTVPEFADFVARAMFLDRADPVAAWGEVREKQARLIERLSVGDRVRIEAPGTDLTLRVEGRSWANSDGKRNMPSGEVFTGPLEDSAEGVVTFTVPALYNGQSVRGARLVFRAGEVVEASADEGEDVLRAALDTDPGARRLGELGIGTNDGIQQPTGNILFDEKIGGTVHLALGRSYPETGGTNTSGIHWDLITDLRGSGRLSVDGEVIQENGVFV
- a CDS encoding aldo/keto reductase; protein product: MTPSTDLPARKLRDLSVSALGLGCMGMSEFYGEADEAENVRTLDRALELGVTFYDTADIYGPHTNEELLGRWLRGKRDRVVLATKFGIVREPGYPMQRSLSGRPEYVRKSIEASLRRLKTDHVDLYYLHRADPDTPIEDTVGAMGELVERGMVRFLGLSEVNADTLRRADATHPITALQSEYSLWTRDPEGEVMAACRELGVGLVPYSPLGRGFLTGQITSPDDFGPDDFRRHNPRFQGENFQKNLELVAEVRAMAQEKDCTPSQLALAWVLAQGPNIVPIPGTKRVKYLEENLGALQVTLTPDDLSRMDAAFPPGTATGARYPDMRAVNR
- a CDS encoding histone deacetylase family protein, with product MPAFAHPYRAWTAYRRAAYAGQPAPRRQFMGREAMLQLLGQVAGQLPLEEAPDLPWALAERVHDPAYLARWRSGEVTRAEERALGFAWTPAVVERGLGSSGATLAATRDALSVGLGLNFGGGTHHAYADHAEGFSFLNDVVISARWLLDGGHARRIVILDLDVHQGNGTAALLASEPRALTVSVHGANNYPFRKEVGGLDIALPDGTADAAYLAALDERVAPVVAAFRPDFAFYLAGADVLAGDQLGKLALSVTGVRRRDERVFRWAARARIPLVTVMAGGYNRDPQRLIEARVGTVKAGLAAFG